In Rhipicephalus microplus isolate Deutch F79 chromosome 7, USDA_Rmic, whole genome shotgun sequence, one genomic interval encodes:
- the LOC142767670 gene encoding uncharacterized protein LOC142767670, which translates to MAFPTDTVLRLACAVALTEQRRRREVKDAFEEFSEEEFRQFFRLSKRTVRSLCGELDPIIGCQRASGLSTERKVLCARRFFTTDSFQLSIGREEHIGMSQPAVNNTIHEVTEAIITVAARKRVADFLLTTAAKDEAKVKFVLRGCIPGVLACADGTLVTIRKPEGFRLADTASFMSRRGYYVLNVMIATGPWTSMSWTCHQLRMTMESQEGAICSHHATCCSETAAALSWTFFEVHRNGEFSCFHIPHIIYLH; encoded by the exons atggcgtttcccactgacacggtacttcgccttgcctgtgcggtagctttaaccgagcagaggcgacgacgcgaggtaaaagatgcatttgaagagttcagcgaagaagagttccggcaattttttcgtctgtccaaacgaacagtgcgtagcttgtgcggcgaacttgaccctatcatcggatgccagcgagccagtggcctttccacagagagaaaggtgttgtgcgcgcGGCGATTTTTCACCACCGATAGCTTCCAGctgagcattggtcgcgaggaacacatcggcatgtctcagccggcggtgaACAACACaatccacgaggtgacggaggcgatcattaccgtggctgctagaaaaagggtggcggacttcctactgacaacagctgctaaggatgaggcaaaggtAAAGTTCgtgctacgcggttgcatcccaggggtgctggcgtgtgccgatggcacgttggtcaccattcgcaagccagagggattcagactggccgacacggcgagcttcatgtccagaaggggctattatgtcctgaacgtcatgatc gcgactggaccttggacgagtatgtcgtggacatgccaccagctgaggatgacgatggagagccaagagggagccatatgctcacaccacgcaacgtgctgctcagagacggcagcagcgctgtcttggaccttttttgaagtacaccggaacggtgagttttcatgttttcatatcccacacataatttatttacactga
- the LOC142767671 gene encoding uncharacterized protein LOC142767671, which produces MDEHPQLVANAIELRHGVTITDRWRLWQELSDTLNHEVPAQEWQAWWRRPVHEARRDTAAIRDAQTGTGGGWLPGFRGRVLQLTGMTRFSGVFGLTYQQVSTLPPQYHGFLSGAMTEFDI; this is translated from the exons atggacgaacatccccagctcgtggcgaatgccatcgagctgcggcacggcgtcaccatcaccgaccggtggcggctgtggcaagagctcagcgacacgctgaaccatgaagtgcctgcgcaggaatggcaggcttggtggcgcaggccggtgcacgaggcccgccgtgacaccgccgccatcagagacgcacaaac gggcactggaggaggttggctgcctggcttccgcggccgggttctacagttgactgggatgacacgcttcagtggtgtttttggtctcacctatcaacaggtaagcactctgccgccgcagtatcacgggttcctgagcggtgccatgacagagtttgatatctga